The Rana temporaria chromosome 1 unlocalized genomic scaffold, aRanTem1.1 chr1e, whole genome shotgun sequence genome has a segment encoding these proteins:
- the LOC120921528 gene encoding docking protein 1-like has translation MGTYANAKAGGYQWGTCTNAIPGGYQEGHKWKRCYVLLYPDSPFGVARLEIYDWKDGTMAGEKFHTRKAADRKVIRLAECIRVAPAPAESGYKDNMAAFIIETSEKTMLMSAEPATCEEWVQRLSEAAFPGNVNGTKAGKESPDNVALEMAVNSIYISREQVSEFWVTAQRTEAAERCGLRGAYILRTESDCLILKSPETKENLFSWPYKLLRRYGRDKVMFSFEAGRRCASGAGNFTFETSQGHEIFQKVESSIRAQQGSENRLSGPTLETETPTDNMYHCTDPGQPDILGLPPRNEAEEKVTRGRVLPHLPPVKVAQPQHLLEPSMAGKSSTPPRSPVSHHSADSEHLAVYSEPKDSVKGVKTHFDPLYSDPVDSVCNKDVRSNKEKVASPVYSDLYEQVGYELVGGGVSSTSLGISTVPPGREEHIYDEPEGIVRTTDPPQLYSEVRMEAAAWKKQANDEKIGYEYPYNPNTDDYSVPNFQGQRSQPRTKTGPKPIPAPKPQGIILPKPLGKDRDLEKLPSPVLHSNSNNNNGNIEALYSQVIKPGNKSAKPQSAPPLPETSLVQSAPPLSLIHQSQSAPPLPPMNKPQSAPPILPMNRSQSAPPIPPMNKPQSAPPIIPMNKPQSAPPIIPMNKPQSAPPIIPMNKSQSAPPIPPMNKPQSAPPIPPMNKPPSAQPPPPPAKPPSASTEPVPVKSVPLTVPEMNKVLPFLPSSGTGETINLQPLPEPHTNNGTDPKKNISVIYEDMGFL, from the exons ATGGGGACATATGCCAATGCCAAAGCTGGGGGCTACCaatgggggacatgtaccaatgccatACCTGGGGGCTACCAAGAGGGACAT AAGTGGAAGCGTTGTTACGTCCTCCTGTACCCGGACTCGCCCTTCGGAGTGGCGCGGTTGGAGATCTACGATTGGAAGGACGGCACGATGGCGGGCGAGAAATTTCACACCCGGAAAGCGGCGGATCGGAAAGTCATACGATTGGCGGAATGCATCCGCGTGGCTCCAGCGCCAGCCGAGAGCGGCTATAAGGACAACATGGCCGCCTTCATCATAGAGACCAGCGAGAAGACCATGCTGATGTCCGCGGAGCCCGCCACGTGCGAGGAGTGGGTGCAGAGGCTGAGCGAGGCCGCCTTCCCG GGAAATGTGAACGGTACAAAGGCGGGAAAGGAGAGTCCAGACAACGTGGCGCTGGAGATGGCGGTGAACAGTATCTACATCTCCCGAGAGCAAG tCTCAGAGTTCTGGGTGACGGCGCAGAGGACGGAAGCCGCTGAGCGTTGTGGTCTGAGGGGCGCTTATATTCTCAGAACGGAAAGTGACTGTCTTATACTGAAGTCTCCGGAGACGAAGGAAAACCTCTTTTCCTGGCCGTATAAACTGCTCCGCCGATACGGAAGGGACAAG GTTATGTTCTCCTTTGAAGCTGGCAGGCGATGTGCCTCTGGTGCTGGAAATTTTACATTTGAGACCTCCCAAGGACATGAGATCTTCCAGAAGGTGGAGTCTTCCATTCGCGCTCAGCAAGGTTCAGAGAACCGACTAAGTGGCCCCACTTTGGAGACAGAGACCCCCACAGACAACATGTATCATTGCACTGACCCCGGGCAGCCTGACATCCTGGGCCTACCCCCTAGGAACGAGGCGGAGGAAAAGGTGACGAGAGGAAGAGTTCTTCCCCATCTTCCACCAGTTAAGGTGGCGCAACCTCAACACCTACTGGAGCCCTCGATGGCCGGGAAGAGCAGCACTCCTCCTCGCTCTCCAGTCTCCCATCATTCAGCCGACAGCGAGCATTTAGCCGTCTACTCAGAGCCTAAAGATTCTGTCAAGGGGGTAAAAACTCATTTCGATCCTCTGTATTCAGATCCTGTGGACAGCGTATGCAACAAAGATGTCCGATCAAATAAGGAGAAGGTTGCCTCCCCAGTATATTCCGACCTGTACGAGCAGGTGGGATACGAGCTAGTGGGGGGAGGGGTTTCCTCAACATCACTGGGCATCTCAACTGTTCCTCCTGGAAGGGAGGAGCATATCTATGACGAGCCGGAGGGGATCGTACGGACCACTGACCCTCCCCAGCTCTACTCCGAAGTACGAATGGAGGCGGCTGCATGGAAAAAGCAAGCCAATGATGAAAAGATTGGTTATGAATATCCGTATAATCCCAACACTGATGACTATTCCGTACCAAACTTCCAGGGACAACGTAGTCAACCCCGTACCAAGACGGGCCCCAAGCCAATTCCGGCACCAAAGCCCCAAGGAATAATTCTACCAAAACCCCTCGGAAAAGACAGAGATTTGGAAAAGTTGCCGTCTCCTGTCCTACATTCAAACAGTAATAACAACAACGGGAACATAGAGGCGTTGTATAGTCAGGTGATCAAACCAGGGAACAAGAGCGCCAAACCACAGTCTGCACCACCTCTGCCAGAAACCAGCCTGGTGCAGtctgccccacccctctctctgatCCACCAATCACAATCTGCACCACCTCTACCGCCCATGAACAAGCCACAATCTGCCCCACCAATCCTGCCCATGAACAGGTCACAATCTGCACCACCAATCCCGCCCATGAACAAGCCACAATCTGCCCCACCAATCATACCCATGAACAAGCCACAATCTGCCCCACCAATCATACCCATGAACAAGCCACAATCTGCCCCACCAATCATACCCATGAACAAGTCACAATCTGCACCACCAATACCGCCCATGAACAAGCCACAATCTGCACCACCAATCCCGCCCATGAACAAGCCACCATCTGCACAGCCACCACCCCCACCAGCCAAGCCACCCTCTGCATCGACGGAACCGGTGCCAGTGAAATCCGTTCCATTAACTGTACCAGAGATGAACAAAGTTCTTCCATTCCTGCCATCATCCGGCACCGGCGAGACGATAAACCTTCAACCTTTGCCTGAGCCTCATACCAACAATGGAACCGATCCAAAGAAGAACATTTCTGTGATTTATGAAGATATGGGATTTTTGTGA